CAAAGGGGCACAGATGTGTTAGCATACAGACTGCATGTGAAAGGAAGCTTATTTGGCAAACCGTGACAGGAAACATCTTGCCTATGGTGGGAGATCTGTGGCAACTTTAgcctttaaaacagaaagtatCTCTAAGACTAAGTAGTTTTTCCAGATCTTAGAGTAAGAAATGGATTTTTGAAAGGAGTTCGTACTTTTACATCACTGCCCCGTCGAGCCTCCGAGAACCACCAGCGCTAACCACCTTCTTTTGGGTTGTTTGTAGCTGTTGTGACCACCACGGCCACCACAACAGTGGTTCACACGCCATATCCACAGGCACAGGGAGTGCCGCCCAACTACCCTGCAGCTCCGTACCAGGGCTACCAGCCCGTGGCCATCCAGCCGCAGCCGGGGATGCCAGTCGCGCCCTACCCTGCGCAGTAtcctcccccatatcccatgcagccaccaggacccccagccTACCATGAAACCGTGGCAGGTAAGGATGTTTTGATAGCGGGATGTTTTAGTAATGTCGAGTAGAACGTTTTAATAATTCAATTGAAATTTCATATTAAACTCAAAGTCTTGTTAACACGTACATAGTAGTGTATGTATGcttttcccattattttcctCACCTATTAGGCAAGGGGCAGTCTTTAATTAGGTCACGTGCAGGAGAGAGAGGACCTGCTGTGTCACACAGGAGCCAAACCCACTCAGCTTACAAGATCACTTGCAGATAGGCACGTTTGTGCATCCTGGCATTAATTGAACCACCTCGTGCATCTTGACAGACTTAATGGAACTGCTGCCTCGCAGCAGCTTGGCTCAGAACATCAGCTTTATCCTATTGCTTGTGCATTCCTGCACAAGTTGTTGATTTAGACAGAGAATTCTGAACATGAGCCTGACATGCctgtttttcctgtgctttgcttttgcagctggtgctggagcaCCGTACCCCATCAGCCAGCCCCCGTACAACCCTGCCTACATGGATCCTCAGAAGCCCATCTACTGAACGGCTCTGCCACCGCGCACCGTGCAGCTGCAGTATGTTATCCTGGAAGACAGCAATCTTTTGTCTAAGTAAAGTGAACGTTAGCTCCgtatcttctttgtttttaagtgctttCAGTACTTCTGGCAGAAGTTGTTCATTTATACCTCAAGTAAATACAAAGAGAGATTGTATTCAGAAGGGGTGCTCAGAAGTAAGAACCACAACAACATTTTTTGTGCAATAATTTTATGTGTGGTAGAAAGGAATGGTCCTCAGTGAGCTGTCAAACACCCAAAGCTGTAGCGATCTCTTGCACAGCGCCGAATCACATTGAGAAGCTGTGTGACAAATGTTCTGCTTGTTTTGAGGTTGCTATAATGAGGTCAGCTCCAACCTAATACATTTCATCCATCACTTAAAAGGGAACCTTTCTTGAAACAcatctgcctgtggcaggagtAGCAAGCCGTGTTCAGTTGTATTTGGACGAGTTGCATTATTCTGTGCTGAGTAGCATGAGTTGGtctcttccttgttttatttcccaaTTTTAAGGCTTAAAAACTGCCTTTGTTGGGTGTTTTCTCAGGCTGTTTTAGTTTATAGCTAGAAATTGACAATAGAACCAAACCTTCTGCCATTC
The genomic region above belongs to Coturnix japonica isolate 7356 chromosome 12 unlocalized genomic scaffold, Coturnix japonica 2.1 chr12random439, whole genome shotgun sequence and contains:
- the SHISA5 gene encoding protein shisa-5 isoform X2 gives rise to the protein MGFGTLVAIGVIVFAVIVVTIILCLTCSCCCLYKACRRPQPVVTTTATTTVVHTPYPQAQGVPPNYPAAPYQGYQPVAIQPQPGMPVAPYPAQYPPPYPMQPPGPPAYHETVAAGAGAPYPISQPPYNPAYMDPQKPIY
- the SHISA5 gene encoding protein shisa-5 isoform X1, whose product is MGMGFGTLVAIGVIVFAVIVVTIILCLTCSCCCLYKACRRPQPVVTTTATTTVVHTPYPQAQGVPPNYPAAPYQGYQPVAIQPQPGMPVAPYPAQYPPPYPMQPPGPPAYHETVAAGAGAPYPISQPPYNPAYMDPQKPIY